The genomic interval GCTCAACGCCCAGCTGCTTTGCAAGCTCTATATATTCATTTGGTAACTTGATATCTTTAATCACTTTAAAAAAATCACCTATTACATTTTTGTCTCTTAAGTCTAAGTACCTATCTATTTTTGCAGTAACTTTAAAATGTGCAAAATCTCCAATAGATTCATCCTCAGAATGAAAGCATTCCGCAAAAGCTGTGTCATAGTCATTTGCAAGATATAAAGCTTGAAAATAGTTTGTTGTGATTCTTGTGGTCTGTCCGAAGTTAAACCTTCCACCAGGAGGCCTTTTTACACTTCCGATACAACATAGAGGATCTCTATGAAACTTCGCGCGGACAATTCGGGACAAGTTGTCGTACTTGTAGTCTGTTTTTATATGCTTTAGAAATACATCATTAATATCATCTATTCTTTTTTCTCTTTCTCTCTGTAAATAGTTTTCAACTGTATCTGAATAAGCTCTTTCTTTTTCATTATATTCTTCAAACTGTCTTAATTTTTCATCAACAAAGTACTCAGGTATCGCTCTGCGCAAAATGGCGTCTCTTGCAGCTTTACTACGTTTATTTCTTTGTAAAAATCTATCGAATTCCCTTAATCGTTTTGGCACAGATAAAAACTAACATACCTAGTAAATATTAGAAAGGTGAAATACTAATAACCAGACTTTGCAGCATATACAAACTTAGTAACTTTACTAACTCGGCCCTTTAAGATTAAGCTTTTTGGACTTGAACCACCAAAGTTCAAATTTGGAGAATTGATCCACTTCTTAGCCTTGTTAACATCCCCTTCAAAAGTTTCTGCTACAAATTCAATTGCACCAGCTAATTCTTTTAGACGTTCCTTAGTTTTTGCAGCTATTCTATTGGGTCTAATTTTGTCAGCTGTTAGATTAAAAGCTGACGCTAGTTCCGCTCGTGAGATCTCGAGAAATCTACTCATTTCATCAATTTTTAAATCGCCTGTTTCAGTAAAAAAACCCAATACATTAGATATAGCAGAATTTGAAATCGCATTTTCCATACTCAGACCTCCTTGGACACCTTACCGACTTATCGTCAGAAGGTTGCCTGAACATTACCATAATTATACCACAAATCAACCCATATTTCACGAGGGGTAGAATTGACATTATCTTATTGATTACAGATACTTATACTATATTTAAATTTGTTAACTTGTCAAATTCATAAGTTCTAATAAAAAATAAAGAACTAAATGAATTCCTAAATCTCTAATATTATTCACCAAACCTAAACAACTGCATCACGTAGAGTCTTCAGAAAGCTCTGCCACAATTTTACCACATTTGTATAGAGTCATTAAGAGAGATGGTCTCCGCCCATGCATCGCCGACGTTGTAACGTCGCGAATGCACAACGGTAAAGCTGCGTCGTCATAACGCTTACGCGTGATGAACGCGCGCATGGTGGAGGTGCCGACAGACTTGCAACACTTTGTTTTCATTAAGGTCACAAAGCGAAGTGTAGCCAAAATAGCCACGACGGCCCATACTTTCGATAAACGTTATCACTACTCTTTTGTGTAACGTTTGGGTGTGTTCATTTTAATATTAATCATAAGTGTAGGCAAGTCACTGATCGCAATTAAAGACGTCTTGATCTTCTTAGAACATGATTGGGGAGAAATCTTCTTCTAGAATTTATTACTACTTGCTGTCTTCTTCTATTAGCTTCTATTCGGTTAAATAACTGTTTGGAACTTTGAATAAAATTTCTTAGAAAGCTATTAAATTCATCTCTCATTTTTCCTAAATTAAAATCTATAAAGTTTTGTCTACTGAAAGGAACAACGTAAGACCAATCACCTTCTTTAAATGGCAATAACCACCAAATTCTTTGCTCTTCTCCAAAGTCAAAGAACACGGGAACCTTACTACTACTCCATTCATTAAGAATCCTGCTTTCCTCGGTATATATTTTCATCAGCATTGGATTAGGAGTAATCTGTACACCATCTTTTAGAGCATTAAAAAATTGCTCCTTATCTCTTTTCCTACGGAGGCCATCAACGACCCATACCAACTTTGGGTAAAAATTATCTCTTGATAACCTTTCTTCGCTTGTAATGAATGAGTGTTGAAACTCTATTACTGAACCATGTACTGTTTTAACATCTGCGATATGCTTTTCACCATCATCAGCAGTTCTTTCGGGTGTATCACTTGGTGGAAAATGGAATAAAACAACGGTTGGAGACATCATCAACCGCAACCAAAATCAGGAGGCATAGCATGCGTGCGATAATTGAGATATTTCTTGCGATATTATTTACAGTGATTTCAGGAACTACGGTTTTGAATCTATCAAGCCAAACGATAAAGAAAGAAGCCCTTTTGAAAGTTCAAAAGGGACTGCCTTCATTAGAGAGTTTTACAAAAAAAATGACTAATTAATCACAGTTACTTGAACAACATGATTCTTTTATAGGCTCTGCTTTCTTAATTTTTGATAGCTTAATTATGCTAATGCCACCTTTGATTACAACAAGAGAGACAATTCCTCCAATAACAAGGTCAGGAACATTACTCTTAAGAAAATATACCAAAACGCCGGAAAAAATCACTCCGGTATTAACGATTACATCATTAGCAGAAAATATCCAGCTGGCCTTCATGTGAACTTCTCCGTCTTTATGCTTATGAATCAATATAAGACACCAGAGGTTAGCGATAAGTGCAATTACTGAAACCACGATCATATAATTAGACAGTGGCTCACTTCCAAAATAGAATTTTCTACCAACCTCGACCAAGCAAAGCAGGCCAAGAGAGATTTGCATAATTCCGCTAAAATATGCCGCCTTATGCTTCATTGCAATCGACTTTCCAACGGCATAAAGACTTATACCATACACAAATGAATCAGCCAGCATATCTAGCCCATCAGCAAGAAGCCCAGTAGACTCAGCATAAAACCCTAAAATGATCTCAACAACAAACATCGTAAAATTTATACCGAGTAAGTATTTTAGCGTTTTCGCTTCTACACTAGGAGCGATATCTGGAATATCATGATCTAAAACCTCTTGAGAGCTTATTAAATCACCGGGAAGAGAAATAGCCTTTAAAGAGTCCAGTATCTGGTCTTTATCTACACTATGATAAAACTGCACAGTCCTAGACTCTAAATCAAACACCATCTTCGCGCTTGGGTCTAAGTTTTCCATCAATCCTTCGATCATTTTTATTTCAGAAGGACAATCCATTCTTTTTATATTTACAGATGTTTTTTGCATCTATGCCACCCTCTTTGCCAACTTTAGCCGACTCTATATTTGTTAAAAAATAGTGTTAAACACTATCTAAACTTTCGGAATTAATGGATATCTTATTTAATCAATGGCTTTGAATGAACCTAATAGGAAAGAAACTCTTCAAGTACCAAACTTTAACCGTCAGAGAATGAGATCGACAAAACCGATCAAGAACCCCCCCAAAAAGAAACAGATTATTTGCGGATTATTTTTATTAGCTTCCTCGCCTCTGTGGCTTTAAGCGCAGGAACTTCAACGGCCTTCTCTATAAAGACTAAGTACTCCCAAATACGTGGTGAGTGTGCGCCAAGAATCGTTAAGCTCTTTAACAATATATCTATCGAAAACTTTTTGATTTTGTAGTTTGTAATTTCAGATATAAGACTAGCCGAAATGCCTGTTAGATCACTTAAGTCCTTCGGTTTCATTTTCTTCTCATTAGCAAAACGCACAAAGTGTTTACATAGACTCACTTTTACTCTTTCTTCAATCGAGAGAGAGCTTTTGCCAGTGATATGAGTAAGTTCACTTCTTTTAGAATCATGAATTCTTTTTAAAACATCTTCATTTTTATAAGTCATATAATCACCATAAAAATTTCCCTACACAGCGAACAGAGGCAAGGAAGATAATAATACTTAATTATAACTCCTCAAAGAACAGATCAAAAACAGCCTGCACATCTTCAATTTCAATAGAGTCGTAGTCTCGCGCCTTAAGCTCTCTGTGACAACGTAGCGTTCCTTCGGCCAGAGTAGATGCAAAGTATTCTTTAAAGTCTTCTTTAAAGCCTCTCACTTTCCTGTATCCGCCTTTTTGTGTATTCTTCACAACAAGATCGTCGATACACCCTTTAAGTATATCAAAGTTATCTCTAAACTTTAAAAGTAGTTCATAAATATAAAAGCAATCCTTCTGGGCAAAAGCAGGCTTTCTTCTATCCTTGATTATAAACTTTTGAATAAGATATGCTCCAGGGTTTGGAATTTGAATATCTATGTCTATGTCATTTAGTTCAGGAATGTTTTTTGAATTGATGGTCCAAGGATCAAATAAAGCAAGATCAAGATATCTCAAAGGTTGGGCCTTAACACCATCCTGAATTTCCTTAACTAATTGCCTCTTTCCTTCTTTATCGGGATCTCCTCCCTTCATCGGGCAAAGAAATTCAATCTCAAAATTCGTATCAGGCAATGTAAACTTAGTGATTATTTTATCTTCAACAGGTTTAGGGTCAACGACGAAGCCCTGCTCAGTGAGTCCATCAATTATTGATTTATTGAGCATCGTTACTTTGTCAGATGTTAAAACATCGAGGTCTTTTGTTGCAAGAACTCCAAGTCTACTATTTTGGCCATACTCATGATATTGATAAAGTGCATTCGCCAATCCACCAATTATTACAATCTCTTTATTGTAATCTTCAAGACCTACTAGAAGCTTCTTAAAAGCATCATAAAACTCTTTATCGATTTTTAATTCTTCCACCCCATTCTCCTAAAATGCTTCTCCAAAACTCTCTCGTATATATAATCGGCTTGTTCCCTTCCCCTTCCTCCTGAATATTGGACATCTAAAAGAAGTTGGATAGGATCTGCTATATTTAACTCTCTGCGCTCTCTAGCAACTTGTACAACTGGGAACTCGTTTTTATGCAGAATAAGCTTAATTCCATCCTCAGAGCTATCAGATATCCGAAGCTTCATTTTCTTAATGAATCTCTCTAATATGTCTTCTTGGTCTTTTTTTGCATGAAAAATGACAGACTTGTTATTCGACCATGATAAGTCGAGTTCTCGACAAGCTAGATGACCACTCATGATAACGGCTAATTTCTTTTCAATTTGATGGCTTACTTTATGGAAATAATGGAATGCTTCTTCTCTCCATTCTTCCAATGAGATCATTGGCCTTATTGGGGATAAATAAACTTCTTCCTTTCTAGAAGAGGAATAGTTCATCTCCCACATATCAAATAATTTCTTAAGGTCTCTAAACTGATATTCATGGCCATCTATATAAAGATACTCTTGTTCCTGTAAAAGCTTTGCGAAGTTAAAACATGAACTTTCGCTTACGCCTGAAAACTTTGAAAGTATTTTATAATCATGAATTTTTCTTTGAAATTCAAATGGCCAAAGCCTTTCGCTCAATCCATTTAACAATAAACATTTTAACAACCATTGTTGAATAGGAGAAAATGAAAGCTTCTGCTTATATTCTTTTTTATGCAATTCAATTTTACGATTCAACTCTTTATGAATAGACCTTTCTAAAATATGCCCCTCAAAATTTCCTGCGAGTTTTCCAGAGTCATCGATTAATATCCAATTAAACTCTCTACTTTCATAGCGATCAAAAAACTTGAGTGCATTATCTAGGAATGAGTCAGATAGTTTTTTTACTCTAGCAATTAAAAGGATTGGTAGGTCTACTCTCTTACTTCTTGAGTCATGTCTTAAGAAACGCCTTGAAGCAAAGCTTTCAAACATACTAGGAAGTACACTAGCATATCGAAGATCATGATATTTTTTTATTTCAATGAGATAATCCCCTCTATTAGAAGACAGGTATCCATCTACTTTTCCAAGCAACTTATCCTTTTCGGCCTCTTCAATTTCTCTCGCATTGAGATCAAGTCCTCTCAATACGTCTTGAAATGAAAATGGTGATAATAGTTTATTTATTTCTTCTTCATTCACATTCATCTTATCGTTCATTGTACACTAAATATTTAATGTACACAAAACTTTCAATGTACACTAAACAAGATCATGAAAAACCACGATGTAAAATCAGCAATTTATGTAAGCAATGAGCTCAGTTATAAATCTTCTCATTTAACAAGAAGCTCCTCTTACACTCTATGCACCCGCGATGTTCAGCTTTTCGCTTAGCAACTAGCAATTTAAAAAGCTCATGATTATCCCTCGTGTATGATTCATGATCGAAAGTCCCCTTAAAAACTTCTATTGGCAGCGCACCTTTAAGCGACGTGTGAGGAATAATGC from Halobacteriovorax sp. DA5 carries:
- a CDS encoding GSU2403 family nucleotidyltransferase fold protein is translated as MEELKIDKEFYDAFKKLLVGLEDYNKEIVIIGGLANALYQYHEYGQNSRLGVLATKDLDVLTSDKVTMLNKSIIDGLTEQGFVVDPKPVEDKIITKFTLPDTNFEIEFLCPMKGGDPDKEGKRQLVKEIQDGVKAQPLRYLDLALFDPWTINSKNIPELNDIDIDIQIPNPGAYLIQKFIIKDRRKPAFAQKDCFYIYELLLKFRDNFDILKGCIDDLVVKNTQKGGYRKVRGFKEDFKEYFASTLAEGTLRCHRELKARDYDSIEIEDVQAVFDLFFEEL
- a CDS encoding antitoxin Xre/MbcA/ParS toxin-binding domain-containing protein, giving the protein MENAISNSAISNVLGFFTETGDLKIDEMSRFLEISRAELASAFNLTADKIRPNRIAAKTKERLKELAGAIEFVAETFEGDVNKAKKWINSPNLNFGGSSPKSLILKGRVSKVTKFVYAAKSGY
- a CDS encoding cation transporter, with amino-acid sequence MQKTSVNIKRMDCPSEIKMIEGLMENLDPSAKMVFDLESRTVQFYHSVDKDQILDSLKAISLPGDLISSQEVLDHDIPDIAPSVEAKTLKYLLGINFTMFVVEIILGFYAESTGLLADGLDMLADSFVYGISLYAVGKSIAMKHKAAYFSGIMQISLGLLCLVEVGRKFYFGSEPLSNYMIVVSVIALIANLWCLILIHKHKDGEVHMKASWIFSANDVIVNTGVIFSGVLVYFLKSNVPDLVIGGIVSLVVIKGGISIIKLSKIKKAEPIKESCCSSNCD
- a CDS encoding XRE family transcriptional regulator, which translates into the protein MTYKNEDVLKRIHDSKRSELTHITGKSSLSIEERVKVSLCKHFVRFANEKKMKPKDLSDLTGISASLISEITNYKIKKFSIDILLKSLTILGAHSPRIWEYLVFIEKAVEVPALKATEARKLIKIIRK
- a CDS encoding RES family NAD+ phosphorylase, with amino-acid sequence MPKRLREFDRFLQRNKRSKAARDAILRRAIPEYFVDEKLRQFEEYNEKERAYSDTVENYLQREREKRIDDINDVFLKHIKTDYKYDNLSRIVRAKFHRDPLCCIGSVKRPPGGRFNFGQTTRITTNYFQALYLANDYDTAFAECFHSEDESIGDFAHFKVTAKIDRYLDLRDKNVIGDFFKVIKDIKLPNEYIELAKQLGVEPMSLCLKETELYNAIFSERYKAWDTWVDQYAPSQWFGYYVYDLGIPAIVYPSVRDAKGFNLAVYTENFEDTDNEIKLSSSLDWSQVSQERSYIDSNNFADIQKQVILD